From a region of the Lactuca sativa cultivar Salinas chromosome 4, Lsat_Salinas_v11, whole genome shotgun sequence genome:
- the LOC111892266 gene encoding chaperone protein dnaJ 8, chloroplastic, giving the protein MACTAGMIHGCVSSSTSSSSSSWGKLKNSNKKKAARGSGGADQRFRVRCVSTSPLTSDPYKTLSIRPGASESEVKKAFRQLALKYHPDVCRGSNCGVQFHQINEAYDMVMSNLRDETSVAEMEYYGSSDAGIDEPMRGMEDPEWDMWEEWMGWEGAGIRDYSSHINPYI; this is encoded by the exons ATGGCGTGTACTGCTGGAATGATCCATGGCTGTGTTTCATCATCGACCTCTTCATCGTCGTCATCGTGGGGGAAACTGAAAAATTCGAACAAGAAGAAGGCGGCGAGAGGAAGTGGTGGCGCTGATCAGAGGTTTAGGGTTAGATGTGTTTCGACGAGTCCTTTAACTTCCGATCCGTATAAAACTTTGAGTATTCGTCCTGGAGCTTCTGAATCTGAGGTCAAAAAGGCTTTTAGACAGCTAGCTTTGAAG TATCATCCAGATGTGTGCAGAGGAAGCAATTGCGGAGTCCAGTTTCACCAAATCAACGAAGCTTACGAT ATGGTGATGAGTAATTTGAGAGATGAAACAAGTGTAGCAGAAATGGAGTATTATGGATCGTCGGATGCAGGGATCGATGAACCGATGAGAGGAATGGAGGATCCTGAGTGGGATATGTGGGAAGAGTGGATGGGTTGGGAAGGTGCTGGAATTCGAGATTATTCTTCACACATTAATCCATACATTTGA